A part of Bacillus thuringiensis genomic DNA contains:
- a CDS encoding sulfite exporter TauE/SafE family protein, translating into MEYIMLLFIGLIAGTVGSLVGLGGGIIIVPLLIGLHSLSPQLAVGTSMVTVVFTGLSSTLTYMKHKRVDYKSGLILFIGSGPGGIIGSWANKFLNQDTFSLYFGIFLIFVSILLMLRDKLNPLSLSNMTVIKRSFTDNEGNTVHYQFPPLLAIFIAFIVGFISGLFGIGGGALLVPAMMLLFAFPAHIAVATSMFIVFLSAIVSSATHISLGNVSWIYALILIPGAWIGGKIGAYINTKLSGKAVINLLRITLIILGTRLIITSFL; encoded by the coding sequence TTGGAATACATCATGTTACTTTTCATCGGGCTAATCGCCGGGACAGTCGGGAGTCTAGTCGGGCTTGGTGGCGGAATTATTATTGTTCCGTTATTAATCGGATTACACAGTCTATCACCACAACTTGCAGTAGGAACTTCAATGGTAACAGTCGTTTTCACAGGACTATCTTCCACCCTTACTTATATGAAGCATAAACGAGTAGATTACAAAAGTGGACTTATTTTATTTATCGGAAGTGGCCCTGGTGGTATCATCGGCTCGTGGGCAAACAAATTTTTAAACCAAGATACATTTTCTTTATATTTTGGGATTTTCCTTATTTTTGTCTCTATTCTTCTTATGTTACGAGACAAATTAAACCCTCTTTCTTTATCAAATATGACTGTAATTAAACGTTCTTTTACAGATAACGAAGGAAACACTGTACACTATCAATTTCCACCGCTTCTCGCCATCTTTATCGCCTTTATAGTTGGTTTTATATCTGGGTTATTCGGAATTGGTGGCGGTGCCTTACTTGTTCCAGCAATGATGCTACTTTTTGCATTCCCAGCACATATCGCTGTAGCAACTTCGATGTTTATCGTATTTCTATCAGCCATTGTAAGTTCTGCAACTCACATCTCCCTTGGAAATGTCAGCTGGATTTATGCATTAATTCTTATTCCTGGTGCATGGATTGGCGGAAAAATCGGGGCTTATATCAATACAAAATTAAGTGGTAAAGCCGTAATTAATTTATTACGTATCACATTAATTATTCTCGGGACTAGATTAATTATTACTTCTTTTTTATAA
- a CDS encoding inorganic phosphate transporter: MDTLLLLTVLVVICALAFDFINGFHDTANAIATAVSTKALKPRHAIIMAAIMNFLGAMTFTGVAKTITKDIVDPFALQNGSLVILAALLAAIAWNLITWYYGIPSSSSHAIIGSIAGAAIAAAGISSLNLKGFIKILEALIISPIIAFVIGYIVYSIFKVVFKNFNLTKTNKNFRIFQIFTAALQAYTHGTNDAQKAMGIITMALMANNYHTSSDIPFWVQLCCAIAMGLGTSVGGWKIIKTVGGQIMKIRPVNGVAADLSSSLVIFGATFIHLPVSTTHVISSSILGVGASHRVKGVKWGTAKRMLITWVITLPISASLAALFYSLLHLIF, from the coding sequence ATGGATACACTCTTGTTACTGACCGTTTTAGTAGTCATTTGCGCTTTAGCTTTTGACTTTATTAATGGATTTCACGATACAGCAAATGCTATTGCAACGGCTGTTTCAACGAAAGCTCTAAAGCCTAGACATGCAATTATTATGGCAGCTATTATGAATTTTTTAGGTGCGATGACATTTACAGGTGTAGCAAAAACAATTACAAAAGATATCGTTGATCCATTTGCCTTGCAAAATGGTTCTCTTGTAATTTTAGCTGCTTTACTTGCGGCAATAGCATGGAATTTGATCACTTGGTACTATGGTATTCCAAGTAGTTCTTCGCATGCAATCATTGGCTCAATCGCAGGTGCAGCTATCGCTGCGGCCGGTATTAGCTCATTAAATCTTAAAGGGTTCATAAAAATTCTTGAAGCTTTAATCATTTCACCGATTATCGCTTTTGTTATTGGTTATATCGTATACAGTATATTTAAAGTAGTCTTTAAAAACTTTAATTTAACGAAGACGAACAAAAACTTCCGTATATTCCAAATTTTCACTGCTGCATTACAAGCTTATACACATGGTACAAATGATGCGCAAAAAGCAATGGGAATCATTACGATGGCTCTTATGGCTAATAACTATCATACTTCTAGCGACATCCCATTCTGGGTACAATTATGTTGTGCGATTGCAATGGGTCTTGGTACTTCTGTCGGTGGATGGAAAATTATTAAAACTGTCGGTGGACAAATTATGAAAATTCGTCCTGTAAATGGTGTAGCTGCCGATTTATCATCATCACTTGTTATTTTCGGTGCAACATTCATTCACTTACCAGTTAGTACGACGCACGTTATCTCTTCTTCTATTTTAGGGGTTGGTGCTTCTCATCGTGTGAAAGGTGTAAAATGGGGAACTGCAAAACGCATGTTAATTACTTGGGTTATCACACTTCCTATTTCAGCTTCTTTAGCTGCTTTATTTTACTCTTTATTACATTTAATCTTTTAA
- a CDS encoding DUF47 domain-containing protein: MVFKSKKDKFSEMLMNVSENLKEGAQFFVEYKIKNASDLKEFSMRMKEYESKGDSFIHEIIMELNKAFITPIEREDILQLAMSMDDVLDGLDHSAGLFEMYSITEADEYMIKFVEAINQCAIEIANSVELLSKKKLVDIRTNAIKIKDYESQCDDIRRHAIKHLFSREKDPIKIIQYKEIYEELEEVADSCQSVANVLETIIMKNA; the protein is encoded by the coding sequence ATGGTATTTAAATCAAAAAAAGATAAATTTTCTGAAATGTTAATGAATGTTTCAGAAAATTTAAAAGAAGGCGCGCAGTTTTTCGTGGAGTATAAAATTAAAAATGCTAGCGATTTAAAAGAGTTTTCTATGCGCATGAAAGAGTATGAGTCAAAAGGTGACTCATTTATTCACGAAATCATTATGGAGCTAAACAAAGCGTTTATTACTCCAATTGAACGTGAGGACATCCTACAACTTGCAATGAGTATGGATGATGTATTAGACGGATTAGATCATAGTGCTGGTCTATTCGAAATGTATTCTATTACAGAAGCTGATGAATACATGATTAAATTCGTTGAAGCAATTAATCAATGTGCGATTGAGATTGCAAATTCTGTTGAACTACTGTCTAAAAAGAAGTTAGTCGACATTCGTACGAACGCGATTAAGATTAAGGATTACGAATCACAATGTGATGATATTCGCCGTCATGCGATTAAGCACTTATTCTCTCGTGAGAAAGATCCGATTAAAATTATTCAATACAAAGAGATTTACGAAGAGCTTGAAGAAGTAGCGGATAGCTGCCAAAGCGTTGCAAACGTATTAGAAACAATTATTATGAAGAACGCGTAA
- a CDS encoding transglycosylase domain-containing protein, with protein MKLKNTHLKKMQEWFNKRKKLRNSLIVLGSLLATLFIAINIIISIQDISELKQAVPQPTLIYDANNEVATKLASSKTEGVKRKDIPDIMVQAIVAVEDKEFFNHHGIYYSGIISAVFKNITAGEVVAGGSTITQQLAKNVFLTQDRTFSRKIKEYFLTKKIERTYTKDEIIEMYMNQIYFGEGAWGIKRAAKSYFDKDVKDLTISEAATIAGLIKAPSAYSPYKNFNKSIERRNVVLSLMKEQGYISDEQYNKEKESGLVLKRGVDDKYKGKYSQYVDYIVREAMDKYELTQNEILAGGYRIYTELDPKKQQAVEDVVNNESYFKDNGSDQLMQTGVVLMNPKTGGVPALVGGRGPYQFLQFNHATQLKRQPGSTLKPLAVYVPALEQGYEVYDILKDEPFNIKEYKPQNSDHTFHGDVTMYEAVAKSYNVSAVWLLEQIGLDKGLKSLERFGIPLVPEDRTYPIALGGMHVGTSPFVMAQAYSTFANDGVQVEAHAIREIQNAEGETIGKWYKKETRVTSEKIAQKMTYLLKGVVEKGTGEKAKVNNVDTAGKTGTTQIVNGPSTGAKDSWFVGYTPDLVGAIWVGYDKTDSDHYVPGGSQITTTMFRDIMKKADANPAQKAFQLSLISEADYKKQLNTIEEEKRRKEEEKRRKEEEQQRKKEQQEWLDKVKEWIPSFW; from the coding sequence ATGAAATTGAAGAACACTCACTTAAAAAAAATGCAGGAGTGGTTCAACAAGAGGAAGAAACTTCGTAACTCATTAATTGTATTAGGGAGTTTACTCGCTACTCTATTTATTGCTATAAATATAATAATTTCCATTCAAGACATATCTGAATTAAAACAAGCTGTTCCGCAACCGACCTTAATTTATGATGCAAATAATGAAGTTGCGACTAAATTAGCTTCTTCTAAAACAGAAGGTGTTAAAAGGAAAGATATTCCTGACATTATGGTTCAGGCAATTGTTGCAGTAGAAGATAAGGAGTTTTTTAACCATCACGGTATTTACTATAGTGGAATTATAAGTGCAGTTTTTAAAAATATTACAGCAGGAGAAGTTGTAGCGGGGGGAAGTACAATTACGCAACAACTTGCGAAAAATGTATTTCTGACACAAGACCGCACGTTCTCGCGTAAAATAAAGGAATATTTTTTAACCAAAAAAATAGAACGTACGTATACGAAAGATGAAATTATCGAAATGTATATGAATCAAATTTATTTCGGTGAAGGTGCTTGGGGCATAAAAAGGGCAGCTAAGTCTTATTTTGATAAAGATGTAAAAGATTTAACAATTTCAGAGGCTGCAACGATTGCTGGCTTGATTAAAGCACCGTCTGCGTATTCGCCTTATAAAAACTTTAATAAATCAATCGAACGACGTAATGTTGTATTAAGTTTAATGAAAGAGCAAGGATATATTTCTGACGAACAATATAATAAAGAAAAAGAGAGCGGTCTTGTGTTAAAACGTGGTGTTGATGATAAATACAAGGGAAAATACTCTCAATATGTAGACTATATTGTTAGGGAAGCAATGGACAAGTACGAATTAACACAAAATGAAATTTTAGCAGGTGGTTATCGTATTTATACAGAACTTGATCCGAAAAAACAACAAGCTGTAGAAGACGTTGTGAATAATGAGAGTTATTTCAAAGATAATGGCTCAGACCAGCTTATGCAGACGGGTGTAGTTCTTATGAATCCAAAAACAGGTGGTGTACCAGCTTTAGTTGGAGGTAGAGGACCGTATCAGTTTTTACAGTTTAACCATGCAACCCAATTAAAAAGACAACCTGGATCAACGTTAAAGCCTCTGGCTGTATATGTACCAGCGTTAGAGCAAGGGTATGAAGTATACGATATATTAAAAGATGAACCATTTAATATTAAAGAATATAAACCGCAAAATAGTGATCATACTTTTCACGGTGATGTGACAATGTATGAAGCTGTGGCAAAGTCGTACAATGTTTCAGCTGTTTGGCTATTAGAGCAAATTGGATTAGATAAAGGATTGAAATCTTTAGAGCGATTTGGTATTCCATTAGTGCCAGAAGATCGTACGTATCCAATTGCTCTAGGCGGGATGCATGTGGGAACCTCTCCATTTGTAATGGCTCAAGCGTATAGTACATTTGCAAATGACGGTGTTCAAGTGGAAGCTCATGCGATTAGGGAGATACAAAATGCTGAAGGTGAAACGATTGGAAAGTGGTATAAGAAAGAGACTCGGGTTACGAGCGAGAAAATTGCTCAAAAGATGACATATTTATTAAAAGGTGTTGTCGAAAAAGGAACGGGCGAAAAGGCGAAAGTTAATAATGTTGATACGGCAGGTAAGACAGGAACAACTCAAATTGTAAATGGACCAAGCACCGGTGCAAAGGATTCGTGGTTTGTTGGATACACACCAGATTTAGTAGGTGCGATTTGGGTAGGATATGATAAAACAGATAGCGATCATTATGTTCCGGGCGGGAGTCAAATTACGACGACAATGTTCCGGGATATTATGAAAAAAGCGGATGCAAATCCAGCTCAAAAAGCATTTCAGTTATCGCTCATATCTGAGGCTGATTATAAAAAACAATTGAATACAATAGAAGAGGAAAAACGAAGAAAAGAAGAAGAGAAGAGAAGGAAAGAAGAGGAACAACAAAGAAAAAAAGAGCAACAAGAGTGGCTTGATAAAGTGAAAGAATGGATTCCATCATTTTGGTAA
- a CDS encoding Gly-Xaa-Xaa repeat protein — protein MNNKNKGKVFYGNDCCEVRACSYINISKSELTEFVRLLQALGQAIQAVFQNPSQNHIDNLIAALNNLQKFLNCLDLSPAQKQIGNSIIANLLTILRTKPFSCGALYVELQSLLNYLLYIAKLFKVDCSTIDKLVKLITEIQTILVQYGSGCLGGGATGATGATGPQGATGPQGPAGAQGATGAQGPAGAQGATGAQGPQGAQGPAGAQGATGPQGAQGIQGPAGAQGATGAQGPAGAQGATGAQGPAGAQGATGAQGPAGAQGATGAQGPAGAQGATGAQGPAGAQGATGAQGPAGAQGATGAQGPAGAQGATGPQGAQGIQGPAGAQGATGAQGPAGAQGATGAQGATGPQGAQGIQGPAGAQGATGAQGPAGAQGATGAQGPAGAQGATGAQGPAGAQGATGAQGPAGAQGATGAQGPAGAQGATGAQGPAGAQGATGAQGPAGAQGATGAQGPAGAQGATGAQGPAGAQGATGAQGPAGAQGATGAQGPAGAQGATGAQGPAGAQGATGAQGPAGAQGATGAQGPAGAQGATGAQGPAGAQGATGAQGPAGAQGATGAQGPAGAQGATGATGAQGPAGATGATGAAGTPIPVTTAVLGNTIAQTVSPGSNVQFNETFELTNISFNGSDTLTVLETGVYDISFSASTTFPGSSPFGFGLSFNGQPPSRNFSTNVIGSAVSFSTIVTLQAGTTISVQPTANTISIPNTGETTAILSVFRIY, from the coding sequence ATGAACAATAAAAATAAAGGAAAAGTATTTTATGGTAATGATTGTTGCGAAGTAAGAGCTTGTAGTTATATTAACATCTCTAAGTCCGAACTTACAGAATTCGTTAGACTTCTTCAAGCTCTTGGCCAAGCTATTCAAGCGGTCTTTCAAAACCCTTCTCAAAATCATATCGATAACTTGATCGCTGCCCTAAATAACCTACAAAAATTCCTCAATTGCTTAGATTTATCTCCAGCACAAAAACAAATTGGAAATTCTATTATTGCTAATCTATTAACTATTCTAAGAACAAAACCTTTCTCATGCGGAGCATTGTACGTTGAGCTACAAAGCTTGCTTAATTATTTATTGTATATCGCTAAGTTATTCAAAGTAGATTGCTCCACTATCGACAAACTAGTTAAACTCATAACAGAGATTCAAACTATCCTAGTCCAATACGGATCAGGTTGCCTTGGAGGAGGAGCAACAGGTGCTACTGGTGCTACTGGACCTCAAGGTGCTACTGGACCTCAAGGACCGGCTGGTGCTCAAGGTGCTACCGGTGCTCAAGGACCAGCTGGCGCTCAAGGCGCTACTGGTGCTCAAGGACCTCAAGGTGCCCAGGGACCAGCGGGTGCTCAAGGCGCTACTGGACCTCAAGGTGCTCAAGGTATTCAAGGACCAGCTGGCGCTCAAGGTGCTACTGGTGCTCAAGGACCAGCCGGCGCTCAAGGTGCTACTGGTGCTCAAGGACCAGCCGGCGCTCAAGGTGCTACTGGTGCTCAAGGACCAGCTGGCGCTCAAGGTGCTACTGGTGCTCAAGGACCAGCTGGCGCTCAAGGTGCTACTGGTGCTCAAGGACCAGCCGGCGCTCAAGGTGCTACTGGTGCTCAAGGACCAGCCGGCGCTCAAGGTGCTACTGGTGCTCAAGGACCAGCGGGTGCTCAAGGCGCTACTGGACCTCAAGGTGCTCAAGGTATTCAAGGACCAGCTGGCGCTCAAGGTGCTACTGGCGCTCAAGGACCAGCCGGTGCTCAAGGTGCTACTGGTGCTCAAGGCGCTACTGGACCTCAAGGTGCTCAAGGTATTCAAGGACCAGCTGGCGCTCAAGGTGCTACTGGTGCTCAAGGACCGGCTGGCGCTCAAGGTGCTACTGGTGCTCAAGGACCAGCCGGCGCTCAAGGTGCTACTGGTGCTCAAGGACCAGCCGGCGCTCAAGGTGCTACTGGTGCTCAAGGACCGGCCGGCGCTCAAGGTGCTACTGGTGCTCAAGGACCAGCCGGTGCTCAAGGTGCTACTGGTGCTCAAGGACCGGCTGGCGCTCAAGGTGCTACTGGTGCTCAAGGACCAGCCGGTGCTCAAGGTGCTACTGGTGCTCAAGGACCAGCCGGCGCTCAAGGTGCTACTGGTGCTCAAGGACCGGCCGGCGCTCAAGGTGCTACTGGTGCTCAAGGACCAGCCGGTGCTCAAGGTGCTACTGGTGCTCAAGGACCGGCTGGCGCTCAAGGTGCTACTGGTGCTCAAGGACCAGCCGGCGCTCAAGGTGCTACTGGTGCTCAAGGACCGGCTGGCGCTCAAGGTGCTACTGGTGCTCAAGGACCAGCTGGCGCTCAAGGTGCTACTGGTGCTCAAGGACCAGCTGGCGCTCAAGGTGCTACTGGTGCTCAAGGACCGGCTGGCGCTCAAGGTGCTACTGGTGCTCAAGGACCAGCTGGCGCTCAAGGTGCTACTGGTGCTACTGGTGCTCAAGGACCGGCTGGCGCTACTGGCGCGACAGGAGCAGCGGGTACTCCAATTCCTGTAACTACAGCTGTATTAGGAAACACAATTGCACAAACAGTATCACCGGGAAGCAATGTACAATTCAATGAAACATTTGAATTAACAAACATCTCCTTTAATGGTTCTGATACTCTAACTGTTTTAGAAACTGGTGTATATGATATTAGTTTCTCTGCATCTACAACTTTCCCAGGTTCTTCACCATTTGGCTTCGGTCTTTCATTTAACGGCCAACCACCTAGTCGTAATTTTTCAACTAACGTTATCGGTAGTGCAGTTTCTTTCTCTACAATCGTTACTTTACAAGCTGGTACAACAATTTCTGTACAACCTACAGCAAATACTATTTCTATTCCTAACACAGGCGAAACAACTGCTATACTTTCGGTCTTCCGAATTTACTAA
- a CDS encoding ATP-binding protein, producing MLPNDDIVSHEKRIEELENKVRFYEELVNQLPHHFTYKNPHIGLQIKKTRTTHSIQNIQKENKEADFQLTCDSLFLFEQLETYFVHIFDAFSHHVTFVNAKGNITLCNQAAADDFGVIRNDIIGKPIQQLLKLPEEKIKALETLRTGTEIYNEEVLDKNYGILNNRIIRDYNGEIFRVISVFHYLNTERDAEKFSLAGRIAAGIAHEVRNPLTTVRGYLQFLQETVSSSNKELFKNLLIPELDRANSIITKFLAISKTRDFTREPFPINTFLREYIQQLLASEVFLHNISIDYTFSTELDDVLVHIDRHELVQVFLNLFQNAVDAQGEKKLSIQITSYRLNNFVRITFTDNGIGIPPAIQEYIFDPFFSTKDSGTGLGLSVTKKIIQNHNGTLKMTSNQDGTTFTVSIPILPKTTLEKLNEYK from the coding sequence ATGCTTCCAAACGATGATATTGTATCTCATGAAAAACGAATAGAAGAACTAGAAAATAAAGTACGTTTTTATGAAGAGCTTGTGAATCAATTACCACATCATTTCACATACAAAAATCCACATATTGGTTTACAAATAAAGAAAACGAGAACGACTCATTCCATCCAAAACATACAAAAAGAAAATAAAGAGGCTGATTTTCAACTTACTTGTGATTCATTATTTTTATTTGAGCAACTTGAAACATACTTTGTTCATATTTTTGATGCTTTTTCACATCATGTAACCTTTGTTAATGCTAAAGGAAATATCACTTTATGTAACCAAGCTGCAGCAGATGATTTTGGTGTAATACGAAATGATATAATCGGAAAACCAATCCAACAATTACTAAAATTGCCAGAAGAAAAAATTAAAGCTCTTGAAACATTAAGAACGGGTACAGAAATATATAATGAAGAAGTGTTAGACAAAAACTATGGCATTTTAAATAACCGAATTATTCGTGATTATAACGGAGAGATTTTTAGAGTTATTAGTGTCTTTCATTATTTAAACACGGAACGTGATGCAGAGAAATTTTCTTTAGCAGGGCGAATCGCAGCTGGTATTGCGCATGAAGTACGTAATCCTCTTACAACCGTACGAGGTTATTTACAATTTTTACAAGAAACTGTTTCTTCATCTAATAAAGAATTATTTAAAAACTTACTTATTCCTGAATTAGACCGCGCAAATAGTATTATTACAAAATTTTTAGCTATTTCAAAAACACGCGATTTTACAAGAGAACCGTTTCCTATTAATACATTTTTACGTGAGTATATTCAACAGTTACTAGCTAGTGAAGTCTTTTTACATAATATTTCAATTGACTATACTTTTTCTACCGAATTAGATGATGTATTAGTCCATATTGATCGTCATGAACTTGTGCAAGTTTTTTTAAACCTATTTCAGAACGCTGTCGACGCTCAAGGCGAAAAAAAACTTTCTATCCAAATCACTAGTTATCGCCTTAATAACTTTGTTCGTATTACTTTCACTGATAATGGAATTGGTATTCCTCCAGCCATTCAAGAATATATCTTTGATCCATTCTTCTCAACAAAAGATTCAGGCACAGGACTGGGCTTGTCAGTAACGAAGAAAATTATTCAAAATCATAACGGTACATTAAAAATGACTAGTAATCAAGATGGTACAACTTTTACCGTTTCAATTCCAATTTTACCTAAAACGACTTTGGAAAAATTGAATGAATACAAATGA
- a CDS encoding DUF72 domain-containing protein: MLFIGVTGWGDHDSLYIDPYENRNKLRTYSEYFPIVEVDSSFYAMQPARNYTKWAMETPKDFAFIVKAYQGMTGHMKGEIPFSTFDEMFDVYKQSILPLIEADKLKTILFQYPPWFDCKKKNVDFLRYTKEKMEGLPCAIEFRNQTWFYPEMRDKTLQFLEQEKWIHTICDEPQAGIGSVPLVLEVTNAEMVLIRFHGRNVHGWLDKGENWRAVRCLYRYNNKELKEWVERLEQLKKKTKGIYVLFNNNSGGDAADNAKQLMKMMNITYGEPKPEQLNLFE, from the coding sequence TTGCTTTTCATTGGAGTGACAGGGTGGGGAGATCATGATTCTTTATATATAGACCCCTATGAAAATAGAAATAAATTACGAACATATAGTGAGTATTTTCCTATAGTGGAAGTGGATAGTTCATTTTATGCGATGCAACCTGCACGAAACTATACAAAATGGGCAATGGAAACACCGAAAGATTTTGCTTTTATCGTAAAAGCATATCAAGGAATGACAGGACATATGAAAGGTGAAATCCCTTTTTCTACGTTTGATGAGATGTTTGATGTGTATAAACAATCTATTCTTCCTTTAATAGAAGCTGATAAATTAAAAACGATTTTATTTCAATATCCACCATGGTTTGATTGTAAAAAGAAAAATGTAGATTTTCTTCGATATACGAAAGAAAAAATGGAAGGTTTGCCGTGTGCTATAGAATTTCGAAATCAAACATGGTTTTATCCAGAAATGAGAGATAAGACGTTACAGTTTCTAGAGCAGGAGAAATGGATTCATACAATTTGTGACGAGCCACAGGCGGGGATAGGTTCGGTACCGCTCGTTTTAGAAGTAACGAATGCAGAGATGGTGTTAATACGTTTTCATGGTCGAAATGTTCATGGATGGCTTGATAAAGGGGAAAATTGGAGAGCAGTTCGCTGTTTATATCGCTACAATAATAAAGAACTAAAAGAATGGGTAGAGAGACTAGAGCAATTAAAAAAGAAGACAAAGGGCATATATGTACTATTTAATAATAATTCGGGCGGAGATGCAGCGGATAATGCGAAACAGCTTATGAAAATGATGAACATTACATATGGTGAGCCGAAACCTGAGCAATTAAATTTGTTTGAATGA
- a CDS encoding DUF3924 domain-containing protein codes for MNTLTIELPKETAEKLDLLKQAYEKKTGASISESTLVQTLISKEFIQAITPFDLQQFVTGKEQH; via the coding sequence ATGAACACATTAACAATCGAATTACCGAAAGAAACGGCTGAAAAACTTGATTTATTAAAACAAGCTTATGAAAAGAAAACAGGTGCTTCCATTTCTGAGAGTACTCTTGTTCAAACACTTATCTCAAAAGAATTTATCCAAGCGATAACTCCTTTTGATTTACAACAATTCGTCACTGGAAAAGAACAGCATTAA
- a CDS encoding tyrosine-type recombinase/integrase has translation MKQAGQPIQNEKQLETIKNILLQSSKRDGLLFVLAVNSGLKVSEILQLKVSDVIDENENVRHSILFYNEKVKKHKWFAVNEDLQHAIEDYMKERKTWKRNEPLLKSQKGTKSITRQHAWYILNKAAKEVGLEGISSHTLRKTWGYCAYKSGVDIAFLQHFFDHSTPSKTLKYIGIA, from the coding sequence ATGAAACAAGCAGGACAACCTATTCAAAATGAAAAACAATTAGAAACTATCAAAAATATACTTTTACAATCTTCGAAACGTGATGGCTTATTATTCGTATTAGCTGTAAATTCTGGCTTAAAAGTAAGTGAAATCTTACAATTAAAAGTTAGTGATGTAATCGATGAAAATGAAAATGTTCGCCATTCCATTTTATTTTACAATGAAAAGGTAAAGAAACATAAATGGTTTGCTGTAAATGAAGACTTACAGCACGCGATCGAAGACTACATGAAAGAACGTAAAACTTGGAAACGTAATGAACCATTATTAAAGTCTCAAAAAGGAACAAAATCTATTACGAGACAACATGCATGGTACATTTTAAACAAAGCTGCAAAAGAAGTTGGATTAGAAGGGATTAGCTCACATACACTTCGAAAAACTTGGGGATATTGTGCATACAAATCAGGTGTTGACATCGCATTTTTACAACACTTCTTTGATCATAGTACTCCATCAAAAACTTTAAAGTACATCGGTATTGCTTAA